Below is a window of Christensenella minuta DNA.
GGCGAACTCGATATGGATCGGGCAAGCGAATTCCTCAATATGGCGGCAACGCTTTTGTATATCAAATCCCGTGCACTTTTACCAGCAAAACGTGAAGAGCTCGAGGATACAGATTTTATTGATCCGGAAACTGAGTTGATTGAGAGGCTGCGCGCATATAAGCTGTATAAAGAGGCGGGCGAACGGCTTGCGGAGATGGAGAGCGGCGCAAAGGATATCTATTATAAACTGCCGGAAGAACTTGTAGATATCGATCAGGAGTTGGTCATAGAAGGCAGCGATGCGGATACGCTTTATATGGCATTTCTTGACTTGCTGAGGAACCGGGAAAAAGAACCGGAAGAACGGCGGCGGGTGGAAATCCGTCAGGATACGTTTAGTATCCGGGTACAAAAAAAGAAGATATTGGAACGGTTAAAACGGGAAAAAAGGATTTCCTTTTTTTCGTTGTTTGAGGTACAAGCGACCCATATGGAGGTTGCGGTAACCTTTGTTGCGCTTTTAGAGCTTTGGCATGCAGGCAAGCTTGCGGTGCGCCAGAAAAAAGCGTTTTCGGATATTGCGCTTATGTATCAGGAGGGAGGAATGCAGGGTGAATAAGAATGAAATATGCGGGGCTGTTATGGCTGCGTTATTCGTTTCCGGCGATGCCGTTGAGATTCGGGCGTTTGCGGAATTGTTCGGTATGGATCCCGATGAACTGGATATCCTCCTGCAGGAAATCATAGAAGAAAAAAAGAACCGCGGGGAGGGCTTACTGTTCGTTCGTTTGGGAGACAAGATACAGCTTTGCACAAATCCCAAATATGCGGATTATATCAAAGCGCTGCTTGTCCCGGATGAGCACACTTCCCTTTCAAAATCCGTGCTGGAAACGCTGAGCATCGTAGCCTATAAACAGCCGGTGACACGCTCTGAGATTGATGAAATCCGGGGGGTTCGATCGAATTACGCGGTCACCACACTGGTGGAAAAGGGGCTGATTCATGTAGTTGGGAAAAAAGATGTCCTTGGACGGCCGTCACTTTTTGCAACGACGGACGAGTTTTTAAGGCATTTTGGGATATCCTCCTTAGAAGAGCTTCCCAAAATAGATTTTGAGGAATTGGAAAAAGGCAGCCTGGAGTAAGGGCTGTTTTTTATGGGGGAAAATCATGAGACTGCAAAAATTTTTAGCGGATGCGGGTATTGCTTCACGCCGGAAAGCGGAGGAACTGATTGCCGCTGGCAGGGTAGAGGTTAATGGAAAAACCATACGAGAGATGGGCTTTCTTGTCGATCCGGAAAAAGATGAGATAAAATATTTGAACCGAGTCGTAAAACCCGCGAAGAAGAAAATCTATTTAATGCTCAATAAGCCGGCGGGATGCGTGTCCACCTGCCATGATGAAAGCGGCCGGAAAACCGTTATGCAATATGTGAAGGATGTAAAAGAGCGGCTTTATCCCGTGGGCAGGCTGGACTTTACAACGGAAGGCCTTTTGCTGATGACAAATGACGGCGCACTTACCAACGCGCTTACCCATCCGCGGCATAACGTCTCCAAAAAATATCTGGCGGTGATAGATTCAGAAGTAACGGATGAAGAGCTTGAAAAGCTGGCCAAAGGAGTAGTTCTTGACGACGGGTATAAAACGGCTCCTTGTATTTTAAAGCTTTTATCGGAGGCAAAGGACCGCAGCGAGGTGCTTTGTATTATTACCGAGGGGAAAAATCGGCAGGTAAGGCGGATGTTTGCGGCAATTGAGAAAAATGTATGCTATTTGAAGCGAGTTGCTGTCGGAGATATCAAATTGGGAAACCTGCGGAAGGGAACTTATCGAATGCTGACGGATGAAGAGGTGGCCTATTTAAAAAAATTTATTTCTTTATAAAAAAATGTTTTTTTGGCAGGGAAATAAAGGCCACATGTTGAATTTGTATAAGTAGGATAAGTTTTTAATTACACGGAATAATTATCGCTCCTTGTATTTTATGCTTTCTTTGCACGCATATGCATCGGGTGATTCGTGCGAAAGCATGGAAACGTGTAACCTTGTTTTTATTTTAAATTTTTAATATGGAGGTATCATAATGGGCAAACTGGAAGAGCTCAGGCAAAAGAACGCAGAAGTTCTTGCGGGTAATGAGCAGAATGTTCAGGCTCAGCACGCCGCTGGAAAAAAGACTGCGCGTGAGAGAATCAGCAGCCTGCTCGACAAGGGCAGCTTCGTTGAAATCGAAAAGTTTGTAAAGCGTACGTTGGCGACCCCGGGTTTTGAGGCCGCAAGCGAAACAGGCGAGGGCGTAGTATGTGGATACGGGACGGTTGCAGACCGGGCGGTATTTATCTACGCACAGGATTATACGGTCCTTTCGGGGTCGCTTTCCGCGGCGCATGCGTCTAAGATTATCAAGGTCATGGACATGGCTGCCAAAAACGGTGTTCCGGTCATTGGCGTGCTCGACTCAGGCGGTGCGCGTATCTCGGAAGGGATTGCGGCGATTGACAGTACGGCGGCGATCCTGAACAAATATAATGAAATTTCGGGCGTGGTGCCCACGGTTACGATCGTGGCGGGGCCGTGCATTGGCACAGCAGCCTATATTACAGCGGTATCCGATTTTACACTGATGGTAGACGGTATTTCCGCTGTTGCGCTTCATGGACCGCAGATATATGCGTCTGCACTTGGCAAGGGCATTGAGGCGAAGGAATTTTTCGGTGCCAGGAATCACGCTGAAAAGACCGGACTTGCACAATTTGTATGTGCGAATGAAGACGAATGCGCTGGGACCGTAAAAAAGCTTATTTCGTTCCTGCCGTCCAACAACTTGGACGAAGCGCCCTACGAAGTTACGGCAGACGACCTTAATCGTCAGCTTCCGTTTACGGGAGAAGAGAAGTACGATGCAAAAGCGGTAATAGCTGCGGTTTGCGATGGAGGCGATTTGCTTGAACTTCAGTCTGCTTACGCTGCGGATATAATTCTTGCCTTTGGCAGGATCAACGGCAATGTATGCGGTTTTATCGCCAATTCGGATACGGATATTACGGGCGCAGGCGCGAAGAAAGCGGCGCGGTTCGTGGAACTGCTGGATGCCTTTAATATACCGGTTGTTACGCTTGCTAATTGCGGCGGTACGAAATTCGACGTGGAAGCGGAGCAGGATTCTCTGATCCGGGATGCGGCGCGCCTGATCTCTGCCTATGCGCAGGCGGGAATCCCCAAACTTACCCTGATTACGGGCAAAGCAGTGGGAGATGGATTCGCTGTAATGTGCCCTAAAGCGCTTGGCGCTGATATGGTTTATGCGTGGCCGAATGCGGAGATATCCTCTATGCCCTCCGAAGCAGGCGCGCTCGTTTTGTATGAGGATGAAATTGATAAAGCAGAAGACGGTGTTGCTGCAAAGGCCCAGATGAAAGACAAATATATCGCGGAATACGCGAATCCGTGGCAGGCAGCGGCTCAGGGCGTGATCGACGATGTGATCGAGCCCGCGCATACCCGCCAGATTCTTGTGGCCGCACTCGAAATGACGATTTCAAAACGGGAAAACAAGCTGCCGAAGAAGCACGGCGTGCTTCCGCTCTAGGAAAGGTGGATCGTCATGAACAGTGGACTTAGTTTAGCTGAAAAATTTTCCATAGCTGGTGAAACGACGGCGCTAGGGCTTGTAGTCGTATTTACGTGCCTGATCCTGCTGATCGTTGTAATCATAGTCCTTTCAGCCATACTGAAGGAACGTAAAAAACCGGAATCGAGGCTTGAAAAGGTAATGAAAGAGCCTCTGCCGGAAGTACCGACAGTGCAGGTACAGGACGATGAACTTCTTGCGGTCCTTACTGCGGCAGTCGCAGCGGCAATGGAAAGTGAAGGGAGTTCAACACCTTTCGTCATCCGTTCCTACAAAAGGACGGGCGGATCTCGGGCATGGAACCGTGCCGGACGGGATTCGCAGATCACGAACTGGTAATCAAATTTATTTCGGAGGTAACAAACATGCGCAGATTTATTATTAATGTCAATGGAAATTCTTATAACGTAGATGTAGAAGAGGTTGGTGCACCCGCGCCCCAGGCCGCCCCGGTTGCTGCTCCTGCAGCGGCGCCTGCCGCTCCGCCGGCTCCGGCACCTCAGGCTGCTCCGCCGGCACCCGCTCCTACAGCAGCGCCCGCCGACGGCATTAAAGTCACGGCGCCGATGCCGGGGAACATTCTCGATATTCAAGTAACGGAAGGCCAGCAGGTTGCGGAAGGCGACATACTGGTCATTCTTGAAGCAATGAAAATGGAAAATGAAATTATGGCTCCTCATGCAGGGACAGTCAAAACGATTTCAGTTGCAAAAGGAGCTTCCGTAGAAACCGGAGACCTTCTTGTGGTAATTGGTTAAAACGACTAAAACTATTGAGGAGGTTGATTCATTTTGGAAAATTTTGGAGAGACATTATCCAATTTCTTGCAATCGACCGGGTTTTTTAATGCTAGTGACTGGCAGCAGTGGGTAATGATAGGTATAGCATGCGTATTGCTTTACCTGGCCATTGTTAAAAAATTCGAGCCGTTGTTGCTCTTGCCGATTGCATTCGGCATGCTGTTGACAAATCTGCCGATTGCGGAAATGTACCATACGGAGCTTTTTGCCGGCGGACATGTAGACTGGACGAACTTCCAGGGGACAGCCGGTTTGCTGGATTATTTGTATCTCGGGGTAAAGCTTGGCATCTATCCGCCGCTTATTTTCCTTGGCGTCGGCGCGATGACAGATTTTGGACCGTTGATTGCAAACCCAAAGAGTTTGCTCCTTGGGGCTGCGGCACAGCTTGGCATCTTTATTGCGCTTATTTTGGCCCTGCTCGTCGGGTTCGATCCGAATGTCGCGGCGTCGATTGGTATTATCGGAGGTGCGGACGGACCGACGGCAATTTATGTTACGTCAAAGCTGGCGCCTGAGTTCCTGGGGCCGATTGCGGTGGCGGCATATACATATATGGCACTCGTGCCTGTTATACAGCCGCCGATCATGAAGCTGTGCACGACAAAAAAAGAGCGTTCCATCAAGATGGAACAGCTTCGCCACGTATCGAAGCGCGAGAAGATCATCTTCCCGATCGCAGTTACAATTTTCGTATCCCTGCTTGTACCTGCAGCGGCGCCGCTTGTCGGCATGCTGATGCTTGGCAACCTGATGCGTGAATCCGGCGTGGTGGACAGGCTGTCCAACACAGCCCAGAACGAACTGATGAACATCGTCACGATCTTCCTTGGCGTATCGGTCGGCGCAACGACAAACGGATCTGTATTCCTTTCCGGAACGACAGTCGGCATTATCATCCTCGGCGTAATTGCCTTTGGGTGCGGTACACTTGGCGGTGTGCTGCTTGGAAAACTTATGTGCAAACTGACGCACGGCAAGGTGAACCCGTTGATTGGTTCCGCCGGCGTGTCCGCGGTGCCTATGGCCGCGCGCGTATCCCAGAAGGTCGGTCAGGCGGAGAACCCTTCCAACTTCCTGCTCATGCACGCAATGGGTCCGAACGTGGCAGGCGTAATCGGCTCGGCAGTGGCGGCAGGCGTGCTGCTCTCGCTGTTTGGCTAATGAACTGAAGGAGAAACAACTATGGCAAAAGTAAATATTATGGATACAATCATGAGGGACGCGCACCAGTCGCAGGCGGCGACGCGCATGACGACGGAAGAAATGCTTCCAGTCGCGCCCCTTATGGACAGCATCGGCTATTGGTCGATCGAATGCTGGGGCGGCGCAACGTTTGACGCGTGCCTCCGTTTTCTGAATGAAGACCCGTGGGAGCGCTTGCGCAAGCTCAGGAAGGCGATGCCCAACACAAAACTGCAAATGCTTCTGCGCGGACAGAATCTTCTCGGATATAAACATTATGCAGACGACGTCGTTGACTTCTTTGTAAAGATGGCATGCAAAAACGGGATTGATGTCATCCGTATTTTCGATGCGCTTAACGACACGCGCAATCTGCGCCAGTCGATCGAATCGACTAACCGTTACGGCGGATGGCCGGAGGTCGCGCTTTCCTATACGACAAGCCCGGTGCATACGCTGGATTACTTTATTGAACTTTCCCAGGAGCTTGAACAGATGGGTGCGAAATCCATCTGTATCAAGGACATGGCAAACCTGTTGCTGCCTTACGAGGCCTATAATCTCGTTTCGGCAATGAAAAAGCATGTCAAGGTTCCGATCCACCTGCACACGCATAACACCAGCGGCGTGGGGGATATGACCTATCTGAAGGCGATCGAAGCGGGTGTCGACATCATTGATACGGCGCTTTCGCCGCTTGGAAACGGCACGTCCCAGCCGGCAACGGAATCCATGGTCGCAACGCTTGCGGGGACCGAATACGATACGGGACTTGATCTGAAAAAGCTGACGGAAGCGGCGAAATATTTTACCAAGGTTGCGGACAGGCTGAAAGCCGATGGATTCCTTGATCCTAAGGTTTTGGGCATCGACATCAACACGCTTCTGTACCAAGTTCCGGGTGGAATGCTCTCAAACCTGATCAGCCAGCTTAAACAGTCGGGCGCGGAAGATAAACTTATGGACGTGCTGGCCGAAGTACCGCGCGTACGTGAAGACTTTGGCTACCCGCCGCTGGTTACGCCTTCAAGCCAGATCGTCGGCACACAGGCTGTGCTGAATGTTCTTTCCGGCGAACGCTATAAGATGGTGACAAAGGAATCCAAGGCAATGCTGCGTGGCGAATATGGCAGACTGCCTGCGCCGGTCAACGAAGAAGTGCGGAAAAAATGCATCGGAGACGATGAGATCATCACGGTTCGGCCGGCAGACCTCCTTCCTCCTGAAATGGATAAATACAGGGAAGAAGTCAAAGGATGGATGGAGCAGGAAGAAGATATCGTAACTTACGCAATGTTCCCGCAGGTAGCACCGAAGTTCTTTGAATTCCGGCGCGCGAACCAGTACAAGCTAGATTCGGAAATGCTGGATAAGGATAACATGATCCACCCGGTATAATGAAAAAAAAGAAGCCGCATAGAACTTGCGGCTTCTTTTTTGTTATAATGAATGCAGGAGGAGAGATGCAATGAATGTTCTGATTACAAATGACGACGGAATCCATGCGTGCGGAATCCGCGCACTGGCAGAGGCGGTAGCGGATATCGGTCATCGCGTGACGGTGGTCGCGCCCGACCGTGAAAAAAGCGCGTGTGCGCATGCGCTTACTATGGATATGCCGCTTACAGTAAAACCTGTAGATGGATTTGGGATGCCGGCTTACGCTGTCGCGGGCACTCCGGCGGACTGCGTAAAAATCGGCATGGCGCACCTGCTGGATAAAAAAGCGGACATAGTGCTTTCAGGGATCAATATAGGGGCAAATCTGGGTTCCGACATCGTATATTCGGGAACGGTGAATGCCGCTTTGGAAGCAAACATGCTCGGTATCCCGGCGGTTGCATTTTCCCAGTCGCTTCTCAGGACACAAGATGAAGACAGTTCCGCGTATTTTAGGGAAGCGGCCAATCTTTCGGTGCAGCTGATGCAGGCATTTGCGGTGGAAGAACTAAAAGAGTGTATTTATAATGTCAATTTTCCAGCCGCCGCTGGAAGCGCTATCCGGGGCATTAGGTTTTGCGAGCAGGGGATCAGCGCCTATGACGATACCTATGAGAAACGAACGGATCCCTTTGGAAGAGAATATTTTTGGATTAGCGGACATTTGATGGAGGATGAATATAACGAAAAACACCAGACCGATATCAAGTGGAACCGGGAGGGATACATCACGATAACGCCCCTAAAATGGAATCAAACCGCCCGGGACGAGCTGACTTCTTTAAAATGCAAGATGAAAGAGATAAAATTGCATTTCTAAGCATTTTTTGTTATAATAAAGACCATTAAATGTATTATGTGTAATTGGAGGAGAGAATGGTCGGTAATGTGATAGACCGTATCAACAGCGAATATGCCAAAATGTCCAAAGGACAAAAGCTGATTGCGGATTATATTTTGAAGGAATATGATAAAGCCGCCTTTATGACGGCAGCGACCCTGAGCAAATTGGTGGGGGTAAGCGAATCCACGGTCGTGCGCTTTGCATATGCACTCGGGTACGACGGATATCCGAAGCTTCAAAAGGATTTACAGGAAGTCATCCAGACCAAATTAACGACGGCGCAGCGGCTTAACATGATGGAGGGCTTAACCTCAGATGAAGTCGTGAACGCATCCTTTAAAACAGATATCAACAATCTGCGCGTCACGCGGGAGCATATCAATACGGAGAATTTGGAACGTATTGTAGACAGTATTGACAAGGCAAGAAAAATTTATATTCTGGGCACCCGCTCGAGTGGCCCGCTGGCGGAATTTCTGCGGTATTATATGAACTATATGAATGAAAATATCCGTCTGATCCGTTTTGACGGCAGTGACATTTTCAGCCAGATACTTACGGCTAACGAGCAGGATGTGGCAATCGCGATCAGTTTTCCGCGCTATTCCATGCGCACGATCGAGGGAATGACATATCTAAAAAACTGCGGCTGTAAGGTTGTTGCTATTACAGACAACGAAGCTTCTCCGCCCGCTCAGATTGCAGACTATACTCTGACGGCTAAAAGTTATATGAACTCATTTGTAGATTCTTTTGTGGCACCGCTGGCGGTGATCAACCTGCTCATCATTATGCTGGGATTGCGCAAGAAAGACGTATTATTTGCGAATTTCAACCGCCTTGAAGAACTGTGGCAGACAAATGATGTATATGCAACAAAAGAGCTCGACGCGCAGATAACCGACGAGGATATCTATGAATAAACTGATTGTTATTGGAGCTGGGGCTGCGGGCATGATGGGGGCTTATGCGGCTGCGTCACGCGGGGTTTCCACAACTATAATTGAAAAGAACGAAAAGGCGGGCAAGAAACTTTTTATCACGGGGAAGGGGCGCTGCAACATTACCAATAACTGTGATATCAGTGATTTTTTCCCACAGATCGTGCATAATAGTAAATTTCTTATGAGCGCGCTTTATACGCTCGGCAACGAGGGACTTATTACCCTCTTAAACGAGAACGGACTGCAGACCAGGGTTGAGCGCGGGGGGCGGGTGTTTCCGCAAAGCGATCGCTCGAATGACGTTATTAAGACTATGCTCCGCCTTGTACGAACAGCCGGAGCGCATCTTCGGCTGGATACCGCGGTGAAGCGGATCGAAAAACAGGAAGAGACATTTATCGTGTCTTTGGGAGACGGCACTGATTTGCATGCGGACGCGGTATTGATCGCTACGGGTGGAAAATCTTATCCGCGGACCGGGTCAACGGGCGACGGATACCGGTTTGCGCAGGAGTTCGGCCACCGCATCGTGCCGCCGCACCCGGCATTGGTTCCGCTTGAAGATGTACATCATGTTTGTCCTAAGATGCAGGGGCTGACCCTTAAGAATATAAATTTTTCCCTCTTCCAAAACGATAAAAGGATATATTCCGAGCAGGGCGAGCTTCTGTTCACACATTTTGGGATATCCGGACCGGTAGTATTATCTGCAAGCAGCCTCATCAATCATGAGGAACAGCCGCTTGTCCTGCGTGCGGAGATCGACTTGAAACCGGCCCTCAGCTTGGAACAACTGGACGCAAGACTTTTACGCGAATTTGAAGAGGCGAAAAACAAGCAGCTTAAGAATGTTATGCTTGAGCTTTTGCCGGGAAAAATGGTGCATCCGTTTTTAGTGGAAAGCGGACTCGATCCGGAAAAAGCGGTCCACAGCGTTACGCGACAAGAAAGGGAGCGCCTTTGCAGGAGCCTGAAGGCTTTTTCTATTGCGATTGCCGATACGCGGCCGATAGAGGAAGGGATCATTACTGCCGGGGGCGTATGTGTGAAGGAAATCAACCCGTCGACAATGGAGTCGAAATTGGTGCGAAATCTCTACTTTGCGGGCGAGGTAATGGATGTAGACGCGAAAACAGGCGGTTTTAACCTTCAAATCGCATTTTCCACCGGATTTCTTGCCGGGACAAGCGTATTTAATTGACATTGGCCCCAAATAAAGATACAATATATATTGGTTATATTTGTTATTATTACAAACTTGCCAAGTTGAAATTTGAAAACAGAATTATGGAAGAATGGGAGGTGAATTTGCTAAGTGGATGTGATAATTCCTATCCTCGTAGGCGTAGGCGGCCTCGTGATTGGCCTCATTGTCGGCTACTTTTACAGGCGCAACATTGCAGAGTCAAAAATCGGCCGTGCCGAGGATTCCGTTAAAAAATTGATCGACGAAGCGCAAAAACGTGCCGAGGTCATCAAAAAAGAGACGGTGCTCGAGGCTCAGGAAGAAGTTCACAAGCTGCGTAGCGAATTTGACAAGGAATCAAGAGAAAGACGAAACGAAATTACAAAGATTGAAAAGAGACTTGTGCAAAGGGAAGAACTGCTGGATAAGAAGTTAGACAGTATTGAGCAGAAAGAAGAACAGGTCAACAGAAAGACGAAAGAAATCGCAAAAGCAAAAGAAGACCTTGCAAACGTCCATGCTCAGCAGCTTGAGCAATTAGAGCATATTTCTGGCATGACGATTGATGAAGCCAAGGGCCTCCTGCTTGAAAAGGTTGAGCACGAAGCGCGCCATGATATGGCGGTGATGCTGCGTGATATTGAGCAAAAGGCAAAGGATGAGGCAGATAAAAAGGCAAGGAACATTCTGTCGCTTGCGATTCAAAAATGTGCCGCCGACCATGTGGCGGAGAGTACGGTGTCCGTGGTTAATCTGCCCAACGACGAAATGAAAGGCAGGATCATTGGCAGAGAAGGCCGGAACATCCGGACGCTGGAAACGGCAACGGGGATCGATCTTATCATAGACG
It encodes the following:
- a CDS encoding segregation and condensation protein A, whose protein sequence is MSSHILIKLAQFEGPLDLLLHLISKAKIDLQDIFVSEITEQYLVYMDQIGELDMDRASEFLNMAATLLYIKSRALLPAKREELEDTDFIDPETELIERLRAYKLYKEAGERLAEMESGAKDIYYKLPEELVDIDQELVIEGSDADTLYMAFLDLLRNREKEPEERRRVEIRQDTFSIRVQKKKILERLKREKRISFFSLFEVQATHMEVAVTFVALLELWHAGKLAVRQKKAFSDIALMYQEGGMQGE
- the scpB gene encoding SMC-Scp complex subunit ScpB produces the protein MNKNEICGAVMAALFVSGDAVEIRAFAELFGMDPDELDILLQEIIEEKKNRGEGLLFVRLGDKIQLCTNPKYADYIKALLVPDEHTSLSKSVLETLSIVAYKQPVTRSEIDEIRGVRSNYAVTTLVEKGLIHVVGKKDVLGRPSLFATTDEFLRHFGISSLEELPKIDFEELEKGSLE
- a CDS encoding pseudouridine synthase, with the protein product MRLQKFLADAGIASRRKAEELIAAGRVEVNGKTIREMGFLVDPEKDEIKYLNRVVKPAKKKIYLMLNKPAGCVSTCHDESGRKTVMQYVKDVKERLYPVGRLDFTTEGLLLMTNDGALTNALTHPRHNVSKKYLAVIDSEVTDEELEKLAKGVVLDDGYKTAPCILKLLSEAKDRSEVLCIITEGKNRQVRRMFAAIEKNVCYLKRVAVGDIKLGNLRKGTYRMLTDEEVAYLKKFISL
- a CDS encoding acyl-CoA carboxylase subunit beta — its product is MGKLEELRQKNAEVLAGNEQNVQAQHAAGKKTARERISSLLDKGSFVEIEKFVKRTLATPGFEAASETGEGVVCGYGTVADRAVFIYAQDYTVLSGSLSAAHASKIIKVMDMAAKNGVPVIGVLDSGGARISEGIAAIDSTAAILNKYNEISGVVPTVTIVAGPCIGTAAYITAVSDFTLMVDGISAVALHGPQIYASALGKGIEAKEFFGARNHAEKTGLAQFVCANEDECAGTVKKLISFLPSNNLDEAPYEVTADDLNRQLPFTGEEKYDAKAVIAAVCDGGDLLELQSAYAADIILAFGRINGNVCGFIANSDTDITGAGAKKAARFVELLDAFNIPVVTLANCGGTKFDVEAEQDSLIRDAARLISAYAQAGIPKLTLITGKAVGDGFAVMCPKALGADMVYAWPNAEISSMPSEAGALVLYEDEIDKAEDGVAAKAQMKDKYIAEYANPWQAAAQGVIDDVIEPAHTRQILVAALEMTISKRENKLPKKHGVLPL
- a CDS encoding OadG family transporter subunit, which gives rise to MNSGLSLAEKFSIAGETTALGLVVVFTCLILLIVVIIVLSAILKERKKPESRLEKVMKEPLPEVPTVQVQDDELLAVLTAAVAAAMESEGSSTPFVIRSYKRTGGSRAWNRAGRDSQITNW
- a CDS encoding biotin/lipoyl-containing protein, producing MRRFIINVNGNSYNVDVEEVGAPAPQAAPVAAPAAAPAAPPAPAPQAAPPAPAPTAAPADGIKVTAPMPGNILDIQVTEGQQVAEGDILVILEAMKMENEIMAPHAGTVKTISVAKGASVETGDLLVVIG
- a CDS encoding sodium ion-translocating decarboxylase subunit beta; this encodes MIGIACVLLYLAIVKKFEPLLLLPIAFGMLLTNLPIAEMYHTELFAGGHVDWTNFQGTAGLLDYLYLGVKLGIYPPLIFLGVGAMTDFGPLIANPKSLLLGAAAQLGIFIALILALLVGFDPNVAASIGIIGGADGPTAIYVTSKLAPEFLGPIAVAAYTYMALVPVIQPPIMKLCTTKKERSIKMEQLRHVSKREKIIFPIAVTIFVSLLVPAAAPLVGMLMLGNLMRESGVVDRLSNTAQNELMNIVTIFLGVSVGATTNGSVFLSGTTVGIIILGVIAFGCGTLGGVLLGKLMCKLTHGKVNPLIGSAGVSAVPMAARVSQKVGQAENPSNFLLMHAMGPNVAGVIGSAVAAGVLLSLFG
- a CDS encoding oxaloacetate decarboxylase subunit alpha, translated to MAKVNIMDTIMRDAHQSQAATRMTTEEMLPVAPLMDSIGYWSIECWGGATFDACLRFLNEDPWERLRKLRKAMPNTKLQMLLRGQNLLGYKHYADDVVDFFVKMACKNGIDVIRIFDALNDTRNLRQSIESTNRYGGWPEVALSYTTSPVHTLDYFIELSQELEQMGAKSICIKDMANLLLPYEAYNLVSAMKKHVKVPIHLHTHNTSGVGDMTYLKAIEAGVDIIDTALSPLGNGTSQPATESMVATLAGTEYDTGLDLKKLTEAAKYFTKVADRLKADGFLDPKVLGIDINTLLYQVPGGMLSNLISQLKQSGAEDKLMDVLAEVPRVREDFGYPPLVTPSSQIVGTQAVLNVLSGERYKMVTKESKAMLRGEYGRLPAPVNEEVRKKCIGDDEIITVRPADLLPPEMDKYREEVKGWMEQEEDIVTYAMFPQVAPKFFEFRRANQYKLDSEMLDKDNMIHPV
- the surE gene encoding 5'/3'-nucleotidase SurE; protein product: MNVLITNDDGIHACGIRALAEAVADIGHRVTVVAPDREKSACAHALTMDMPLTVKPVDGFGMPAYAVAGTPADCVKIGMAHLLDKKADIVLSGINIGANLGSDIVYSGTVNAALEANMLGIPAVAFSQSLLRTQDEDSSAYFREAANLSVQLMQAFAVEELKECIYNVNFPAAAGSAIRGIRFCEQGISAYDDTYEKRTDPFGREYFWISGHLMEDEYNEKHQTDIKWNREGYITITPLKWNQTARDELTSLKCKMKEIKLHF
- a CDS encoding MurR/RpiR family transcriptional regulator — its product is MVGNVIDRINSEYAKMSKGQKLIADYILKEYDKAAFMTAATLSKLVGVSESTVVRFAYALGYDGYPKLQKDLQEVIQTKLTTAQRLNMMEGLTSDEVVNASFKTDINNLRVTREHINTENLERIVDSIDKARKIYILGTRSSGPLAEFLRYYMNYMNENIRLIRFDGSDIFSQILTANEQDVAIAISFPRYSMRTIEGMTYLKNCGCKVVAITDNEASPPAQIADYTLTAKSYMNSFVDSFVAPLAVINLLIIMLGLRKKDVLFANFNRLEELWQTNDVYATKELDAQITDEDIYE
- a CDS encoding BaiN/RdsA family NAD(P)/FAD-dependent oxidoreductase; translated protein: MNKLIVIGAGAAGMMGAYAAASRGVSTTIIEKNEKAGKKLFITGKGRCNITNNCDISDFFPQIVHNSKFLMSALYTLGNEGLITLLNENGLQTRVERGGRVFPQSDRSNDVIKTMLRLVRTAGAHLRLDTAVKRIEKQEETFIVSLGDGTDLHADAVLIATGGKSYPRTGSTGDGYRFAQEFGHRIVPPHPALVPLEDVHHVCPKMQGLTLKNINFSLFQNDKRIYSEQGELLFTHFGISGPVVLSASSLINHEEQPLVLRAEIDLKPALSLEQLDARLLREFEEAKNKQLKNVMLELLPGKMVHPFLVESGLDPEKAVHSVTRQERERLCRSLKAFSIAIADTRPIEEGIITAGGVCVKEINPSTMESKLVRNLYFAGEVMDVDAKTGGFNLQIAFSTGFLAGTSVFN